The genomic DNA TTCTGCACTTATGTTTCTCGAAAACTCATCTGTTTGTATATggataataatatattatataaatgctCCTACAATTTGATTTTTAGATGGAGGGTGTATCTTTGCTACCTTAATTTAGCAAAGGCCAAAGGGTATTACTTTAATAGcctaaatatgttaaaacttaGCAGACAATGTCACAGAGTAGTATTTGGTCTGAATGGCCTAATTATGCAGTCAGATTTATTTACTCCTATTTTGTCTCAGGGATTTTTCAAAGTTCTTGAAAAAGTGCAAAGAATTCATTCTGATGTAAAAGTTCTGCTGAgaacaaaccaacaaaaagCTGGGTATGGTAAACCTTATCTGTGCTGTTTAGTGTTTGCATATCATCTGTCATTAGTTGTTTAGTTTTGGAATAACTTAAGCAAAAGCGAACATATGTGATGAGCATTTGTTGGTAGCTGGTTTAATTGAAttgagaatattttatttattagagCAAAAATGTGTCCTACCGCTACCGCATCCGTAGAACATAGGtatcatttttttctacagAATGTGGTGTGacatgttaaaatacatttatacttatagacagtttttaaaaaaggaatttaataaataatgtgGTGATTGCCATGCTTGTGTGTATAGACACTTATTGTACAGCCGGGTGAAAGCTGGTTTACATTTAAAGCTGGAGTGCTAAAATTTGTACCTATAATGTAGTTATCCCTATGAATGTactgaaatattaaatgtgTACTTTATGAAACAGGGAGTTGTAGTtgtgtattaaataatttatctaCAAAGTGCTTTTGGCAAACAAACACTTTTTGCATGCtagttttccaaattttatttacaacatttaatttattacaggCAGCTTTGTCCTGCTGAACCGTAATAAATTTCTTTTCCAAACAGCCTTGAAATAATGGAACAAATGGCGTTACAACAGGAATCAGCCTATGAAAGATTATACAGATGGAGTCAATCCCAATGCCGCTCAATGACGTCTGACTCACTGGATATCAACCCACTGCAACAACAAGCTTTAAAAGCTTTGCAAAATCGACCTGTGCTATTTTCGTAAGTGgcttttttaatcattttaacaCAGAGCACTACAAATAATTTTtcctttgaaaataaatagtaTACTACAGTGAAGTACTAGGTATTCGGTAACATTGGTAAATAGCTTCTGCCATCTCCTTAGATTTTCACTATTCTGAGCTTCATATAAATTAGTTTTCACTAAATTtgatctttttgtttttttataccccattttttcaaaaaatttttttttaattttatctttacTGAACCATAGTTTTTCAGGTTAATTCAATCTTTTTATACTTTCCAGTTTTTCAgttaatttgatctttatttaaaaggcatttttttaagtaattttatctttttatacacctcagtTTTTCAGTTACTTTGTTCTTTATATAAATCCtggatttttaattaattttattgataTATACACAAATACACCCCAGTTTTGATTCTCCTCCTCCACGTTTTCAGTtaatttgactttttaaacTATCACAGGTACACACTAGATGAATATTCCAACGCACGCCGTGGTTCTGTAGTCCATGGTTTCATTGACGCCTTAACCCGGGGGAAACATGGCCCCCCTTCACCCATAGGGGATGCCCCCAGAACCCATGGAGGTCCGCGCCCCATAGAGCTCCATGCCCATGACCCCATGCGCTACGTCGGGGACATGTTGGCTTGGTTGCACCAGGCTTCTGCATCAGAGAAGGAATGCTTGACACAGTTGCTTGCTGAATGTGAAAAACGTTAGTTCtctaaatattaattatatattttatatatattactaatttttttagttttttttcccATAATAGTAGGTTAGGAacacgggacaccttttcgttatattttcttatcccatttgattgtaaacaaagaacatttaaagaattataaaactgtatcctcacaactcctatactgttcagttttaaagttaaaacaatcaacaacggtctatgggagttgtaaagatatggtttcataattctttgaatgttctttgtttcctacaaaatgaagaaaatagaatgaaaaggtgtcctgtcttcccccacgctactatatcTCAATCggaattagaaaaacttttaaaattaccgTTTTAATGATTTCACTTCTTACAGTtagtttgtttaacatttaatatttgctTTCACAGCCACTGCTGAAGCTTCATGCAAAACACTTGCTAATTTGTTAAACGGTGTTTGCCGTCCATTAAAAGTTCGTGTAGAGCAAGTGCTGGTTTCTGAACCCGGTACCCTCCTGTTATACAAACTAACCAATCTTCTCAAGTTCTACCATGATACCATCAGGTTAGtgagtttaaataaaattatgtatgacattggcaacaacagtcttaTAACGTAGAAGTTATTTTTGATACACCCCACGCTTGCTgttgagttaccacatatgtatcTTCGTGGgtttgtttttactatttttggggtagatttttttattttttttattaatattttttgacaatttaaacaacccataaagGACTACTGGGTCAAAGCAAGTGTTgttttgtccaaggacacattcacccacaatggtagcagcatcaagccttgaacccatattATCCAGACTGGAGGCAGGCACACTATGCCATGTTAACACACCTGTTGTATAATGCAAACACAAACAGTTCCATGCAACCATACCCCTTTAAAAATTACTGAAACATTCAAATCTACATTACAGTGctcataacttttttttttgctacaattatctaaaaaattattaaataaacaataggaAGAAGTGAAAGCCTACTGTCTCTGTAATCCAGTGCTCATAACTAAAACCTTTATTGAAATTTAGAGACATTGTTCTTGGAGAGGACAACAGTTTTCCACTCCTTGAGACTTTGACTGACATGCATGTCTTGTGTAGGAAGTTATTTTTCAACAGCCTTCAATATTTGTCAAGTAAACTATTGGacaaggtaacttgtaaaactAGGGATTGTAATctaatttattaaagcttTAAGAATTGGTTTTAATTACCCCTTCTTAAAATAAGtacaaacataatatgtattttttgcCTAATAATAATATGGTCAGAAATAAAAGTTCTTCTTGGaagttataaattaaaactggtCCATTCGCGAAAAACTGTTACAGTGTAGATTAAAAAATCATTCTCCTACCGCACCTTGCTGATGTTGTTgtccttttaaaaaatgtgacaacAGTTGCGGCACGGCAGGTTCAATTATCACACAGTGACCTAAAGAATTGATAAACCTTCTGTGAAAACTGTAAATCATGGATTAATATACTTAATGAATTCAACTTTGTCTCCAAATTATATTTGTCTATACTGCCAGGTTAAAGTTTTTACACTCTTTGAACACAAcagtttttacacaaaattatGTGAAAACTATTTGTTATACTCAAGAAATTCAACTCTGTTTCCACTTTCTAGCCACATATGAGTCTGCTTCTTGATTTTACTACACTAATTTTCGTACACAGGTTGAATTGCCACCCAATGATTTGTCTTCTCCGCGCACTTTAGCTGAAACATTGAATTTGTTACGAGATATTTTTGATTCGCACGATGCTTCTATATTGCCTGCCAAGGAGCGCCACACAGACCTTGTAGAGGTACAAGGACTTGGTTtacttaaatttataaaaccttaaGGTCATTGGGGactttcatatttttaacagacATGTTTTAGTATAGAATTCAGGAgataaatatgaatgacaattataaataatgttgaaATTGACCCCTGTTACCATCAATACAGGCATGGACccttcttattttgtttctgaaCACCATAatcagaatataaaaaaaaattaaaacagtgcaCAGTGATTTATCAAGCACCCTGTACATATATCAGACTACCCATATGGCTGattgtaaaaacaacaaaaaaacaattattcttagagtatatttatttgtaagtggacacaaggtgtatgaaacagaacacctgttttattacagttgttgttgccccaccaggTTCCATTCAACAGTTCATTCAGCAAACTGAACTATTTcatattgcaaaaaaacat from Ciona intestinalis unplaced genomic scaffold, KH HT000105.2, whole genome shotgun sequence includes the following:
- the LOC100183827 gene encoding conserved oligomeric Golgi complex subunit 6 isoform X2; this encodes MSLCCKDMTDRLAATKEQTQELITQTSELKTEGKKLDLQAKIADAFLDRFQLKPEEVKIFRGSRDGNLHPGFFKVLEKVQRIHSDVKVLLRTNQQKAGLEIMEQMALQQESAYERLYRWSQSQCRSMTSDSLDINPLQQQALKALQNRPVLFSYTLDEYSNARRGSVVHGFIDALTRGKHGPPSPIGDAPRTHGGPRPIELHAHDPMRYVGDMLAWLHQASASEKECLTQLLAECEKPTAEASCKTLANLLNGVCRPLKVRVEQVLVSEPGTLLLYKLTNLLKFYHDTIRDIVLGEDNSFPLLETLTDMHVLCRKLFFNSLQYLSSKLLDKVELPPNDLSSPRTLAETLNLLRDIFDSHDASILPAKERHTDLVEVMSHLLDPLLQMCAMSASQLQPADMAAYIINCLHAIKSLLSLYEFADQRIEMLSAQIEAHLDTLVNEQAASILTRGGLANVYKLILNQENKGQLLQVPGLDRQALMNAFQTFDSIAFAPDDLILRQVTLLSSATLKEVATARANDLVVSAYASVHEAFIDAKNGYNPSTFSTKTPDQIRLLLC